Proteins encoded together in one Helicobacter pylori window:
- a CDS encoding mechanosensitive ion channel family protein, whose protein sequence is MALRVLLFFCFLFLQAEDKSQELLSIQKQMALVDKKLAKDDNVWLKKFENYKIYNQIYTEKESVRQELRRLKNKKSKDLLKISTLEHTLKALESQQKMFESYGVNPFKDLIERPNIPNIPNIANPIAIIDGISFIKSMRLKHESLKSNQTALEEVLKLLDQKHQLLNQWHALDKSAKLSDEIYQTQAKRLELQGAQNILKTTIGIFQKDSDEAVSIVKSQVKNQLFKLIYVFLAALLSVVFAWILKIISSKYIENNERVYTVNKAINFVNVSVIILIFLFSYLENVTYLVTVLGFASAGLAIAMKDLFMSLLGWFIILIGGSVHVGDRVRIAKGTDIFIGDVLDISMLHITILEDVTFTTYTNNRRAGRIIFVPNNYIFTTMFANYSHFGMKTVWDGVDFCVTFDSDFKKASKIALNIATELSKEYTDITYKQLNKMRDRYSLRSLSVKPRCFLMPESNGIKISVWYQTNSYATMSLRSKIVAEIVEAFLKEENIHIAYTTSKLLKVDADALGDGFGNKREQK, encoded by the coding sequence ATGGCATTAAGGGTATTATTATTCTTTTGTTTTTTGTTTTTACAAGCAGAAGATAAAAGCCAAGAGCTATTGTCCATACAAAAACAAATGGCTTTGGTGGATAAAAAACTCGCCAAAGACGATAACGTGTGGTTGAAAAAATTTGAAAACTACAAGATCTACAACCAAATTTATACCGAAAAAGAGAGCGTGAGGCAGGAATTAAGGCGCTTAAAAAATAAAAAAAGCAAGGATTTATTAAAGATTAGCACCTTAGAGCATACCCTAAAGGCTTTAGAGTCCCAACAAAAAATGTTTGAAAGCTACGGGGTCAATCCTTTTAAGGACTTGATAGAGCGCCCCAATATCCCCAATATCCCTAATATCGCTAACCCTATTGCGATCATTGATGGCATTTCTTTCATTAAAAGCATGCGTTTAAAGCATGAAAGTCTCAAAAGCAATCAGACTGCTTTAGAAGAAGTTTTAAAGCTTTTAGATCAAAAACACCAGCTTTTAAATCAGTGGCACGCTTTGGATAAAAGCGCGAAACTAAGCGATGAGATTTATCAAACTCAAGCCAAACGCTTAGAATTGCAAGGGGCTCAAAACATTCTAAAAACCACGATCGGGATTTTCCAAAAAGACAGCGATGAAGCCGTTAGTATTGTCAAATCTCAAGTTAAAAACCAGCTTTTTAAACTGATTTATGTGTTTTTAGCGGCCCTTTTGAGCGTGGTGTTTGCGTGGATTTTAAAAATCATTTCCAGTAAATACATTGAAAATAATGAGCGCGTCTATACCGTGAATAAAGCCATTAACTTCGTGAATGTGAGCGTGATCATTTTAATTTTTCTTTTTTCTTATTTGGAAAACGTTACTTACTTGGTAACGGTTTTAGGCTTTGCGAGCGCGGGTTTAGCGATTGCGATGAAAGATTTGTTCATGAGCTTGCTCGGGTGGTTTATCATTTTAATTGGGGGGAGCGTGCATGTGGGCGATAGGGTTCGTATCGCTAAGGGGACGGATATTTTTATTGGCGATGTGTTGGATATTTCTATGTTGCACATTACGATTTTAGAAGACGTAACCTTTACCACTTACACGAATAACAGGAGAGCGGGCCGAATTATCTTTGTGCCTAACAATTATATTTTCACCACCATGTTCGCCAATTACAGCCATTTTGGGATGAAAACGGTTTGGGATGGGGTGGATTTTTGCGTTACATTTGATTCTGATTTTAAAAAAGCTTCTAAAATTGCGCTCAACATCGCTACAGAATTGTCTAAAGAATACACGGATATCACCTATAAACAGCTCAATAAAATGCGCGACCGGTATTCTTTAAGGAGTTTGAGCGTGAAACCACGATGCTTTTTGATGCCTGAAAGTAACGGGATAAAAATCTCGGTGTGGTATCAAACCAATTCGTATGCGACCATGTCTTTAAGGAGCAAGATTGTGGCTGAAATCGTTGAAGCTTTTTTGAAAGAAGAAAATATCCATATCGCTTATACGACCAGCAAGCTGCTTAAAGTGGATGCTGATGCTCTAGGCGATGGCTTTGGGAATAAAAGGGAACAAAAATGA
- a CDS encoding DUF4149 domain-containing protein: MKKFGLGVYLLLLGILGGSLIILGAIVAPIVFKASSILPELNLTPFESGKLMAQIFVRFNYVLGAIGFVVLLYEIVSFIYYKRSLVYLILGVAIGALCFLFVFYYTPYILNAQKIGEVALQSTEFARSHAQSEWLFKELFVLVCALFFWRLLGKNAL, from the coding sequence ATGAAAAAATTTGGTTTAGGGGTGTATTTGCTTCTTTTAGGTATTTTGGGTGGCTCTTTGATCATTCTAGGAGCGATAGTTGCACCCATTGTTTTCAAAGCTTCAAGCATTTTACCCGAATTGAATCTGACTCCCTTTGAGAGCGGGAAACTCATGGCGCAAATCTTTGTGCGTTTCAATTATGTTTTGGGCGCGATCGGTTTTGTGGTGTTACTTTATGAAATCGTTTCGTTTATTTATTATAAAAGATCGTTAGTGTATTTGATCCTTGGCGTGGCGATAGGGGCGTTGTGTTTTCTCTTTGTTTTTTATTACACGCCTTATATTTTAAACGCTCAAAAAATAGGCGAAGTTGCGCTTCAAAGCACTGAATTTGCCCGCTCGCACGCTCAAAGCGAATGGCTGTTTAAGGAATTGTTTGTGCTGGTGTGCGCTTTGTTTTTTTGGCGTTTGCTTGGAAAAAATGCGCTTTGA
- the mtaB gene encoding tRNA (N(6)-L-threonylcarbamoyladenosine(37)-C(2))-methylthiotransferase MtaB, with product MKKVYFKTFGCRTNLFDTQVMGENLKDFSAILEEQEADIIVINSCTVTNGADSAVRSYAKKMARLNKEVLFTGCGVKTQGKELFEKGFLKGVFGHDNKEKINALLQEKKRFFIDDNLENKHLDTTMVSEFVGKTRAFIKIQEGCDFDCNYCIIPSVRGRARSFEERKILEQVGLLCSKGVQEVVLTGTNVGSYGKDKESNIARLIKKLSQITGLKRIRIGSLEPNQINDEFLELLGEDFLEKHLHIALQHSHDFMLERMNRRNRTKSDRELLETIASKNFAIGTDFIVGHPGESGSVFEKAFKNLESLPLTHIHPFIYSKRKDTPSSLMHDSVSLEDSKKRLNAIKDLIFHKNKAFRQLQLKLNTPLKALVEVQKDGEFKALDQFFNPIKIKSDKPLRASFLEIKEYEIKDRENHAVF from the coding sequence ATGAAAAAAGTCTATTTCAAAACTTTTGGGTGCAGGACGAATCTTTTTGACACGCAAGTGATGGGCGAGAATTTAAAGGATTTTAGCGCGATTTTAGAAGAACAAGAAGCCGATATTATTGTGATCAATTCTTGCACCGTGACTAATGGGGCTGATAGTGCGGTAAGGAGTTACGCTAAAAAAATGGCGCGATTGAATAAAGAAGTGCTATTTACTGGCTGTGGGGTGAAAACTCAAGGCAAAGAGCTTTTTGAAAAAGGGTTTTTAAAGGGTGTTTTTGGGCATGACAATAAAGAAAAGATTAACGCGCTTTTACAAGAAAAAAAGCGTTTTTTCATAGATGACAATTTAGAAAACAAGCACTTAGACACCACGATGGTGAGCGAGTTTGTGGGCAAGACTAGGGCGTTTATTAAGATTCAAGAAGGCTGTGATTTTGATTGCAATTATTGCATTATCCCAAGCGTGAGAGGGAGGGCTAGGAGCTTTGAAGAAAGGAAAATTTTAGAGCAAGTGGGTCTTTTATGCTCTAAAGGCGTTCAAGAAGTGGTTTTAACCGGCACTAACGTGGGGAGCTATGGGAAAGATAAAGAAAGCAATATTGCAAGGTTGATTAAAAAATTAAGCCAGATTACCGGATTAAAACGCATAAGGATTGGGAGCTTAGAGCCTAATCAAATCAACGATGAATTTTTAGAGCTTTTAGGAGAGGATTTTTTAGAAAAACATTTGCATATCGCTTTACAGCACAGCCATGATTTCATGCTAGAGAGAATGAACCGAAGAAACCGCACTAAAAGCGATAGGGAATTATTAGAAACAATCGCTTCTAAGAATTTTGCTATTGGCACGGATTTTATTGTAGGGCATCCGGGCGAGAGCGGAAGCGTTTTTGAAAAAGCGTTTAAAAATTTAGAAAGCTTGCCTTTAACGCACATCCACCCTTTTATTTACAGCAAACGAAAAGACACCCCCTCTAGCTTGATGCATGATAGCGTGAGTTTGGAAGATTCTAAAAAGCGTTTGAATGCGATTAAAGATTTGATTTTTCATAAAAATAAGGCGTTCAGGCAATTGCAACTCAAACTCAACACGCCCCTAAAAGCCTTAGTGGAAGTGCAAAAAGACGGCGAATTTAAAGCCCTAGATCAATTCTTCAACCCCATTAAAATCAAAAGCGATAAGCCTTTAAGGGCTAGTTTTTTAGAAATCAAAGAGTATGAAATTAAGGATAGGGAAAATCATGCCGTTTTCTAA
- a CDS encoding ATP-dependent metallopeptidase FtsH/Yme1/Tma family protein — protein MPFSKFLENLTAPFKRIKNRSLVLALGFLILTFCLLLFLILSDVSRLISGKDFFYVIQSHPKQTLIEDENYFYANKGLYKTNKEAFLRVYKIPESMPVEKRENLNKVSKIFLALLFFISSMLFGIFWRLPKRLDTKMSLESATKNELENAFQRYDALGVRFEDIAGVDEVKEELLEVIDYLKNPKKYQDLGIFLPKGVLLVGPPGVGKTMIAKALASEARVPFFYESGSAFSQIYVGAGAKKVHELFMHAKRHAPSIIFIDEIDALGKARGGHRSDEREATLNQLLTEMDGFLQNDEVVVIGATNQMEVMDEALLRSKRFDRRIFISLPDLLERQSILEKLLENKKHVLNYLKIAKICVGFSGAMLATLINESALNALKHQRNEITESDILEVKDKIAYGKKKPQTLDENQKELVALYQSAKALSAYWLEIEFDKAPILGEFIAFNENKIHSESEIKNYIKVYLSGTIILELLYKERYSLSKQDLQKAKFLNEFMASELLLAPTKESLSVLYEEQLEFLKPQIAACKRLSALLLEQEYLEHSNLYDLLNG, from the coding sequence ATGCCGTTTTCTAAATTTTTAGAAAACCTCACCGCTCCCTTTAAACGCATCAAAAACCGCTCGCTTGTTTTGGCGTTAGGGTTTTTGATCCTTACTTTTTGCTTGCTTCTTTTTTTAATCTTAAGCGATGTTTCTAGGCTCATATCGGGTAAGGACTTTTTTTATGTGATCCAGTCTCACCCTAAACAAACTCTAATTGAAGATGAAAATTATTTTTATGCTAACAAGGGTCTTTATAAAACCAACAAAGAAGCTTTTTTAAGGGTTTATAAAATCCCAGAAAGCATGCCCGTAGAAAAACGAGAAAATTTAAACAAGGTTTCTAAAATCTTTTTGGCGTTGCTTTTTTTCATTTCTAGCATGCTTTTTGGGATCTTTTGGCGTTTGCCCAAACGACTGGACACTAAAATGAGTTTAGAAAGTGCGACTAAAAACGAATTAGAAAATGCATTCCAACGATACGATGCGCTAGGGGTGCGTTTTGAAGATATTGCAGGAGTGGATGAAGTCAAAGAAGAATTATTAGAAGTGATAGATTATTTAAAAAACCCTAAAAAATACCAGGATTTAGGGATTTTCCTCCCTAAAGGCGTTTTATTAGTGGGGCCTCCTGGAGTGGGCAAAACCATGATCGCTAAAGCCTTAGCGAGTGAAGCCAGAGTGCCGTTTTTTTATGAAAGCGGGAGCGCGTTTTCTCAAATTTATGTGGGGGCTGGGGCTAAAAAAGTGCATGAACTTTTCATGCACGCTAAAAGGCATGCCCCTTCTATTATTTTTATTGATGAAATTGACGCTTTGGGTAAGGCTAGGGGAGGGCATAGGAGCGATGAAAGAGAGGCCACGCTCAATCAGCTTTTAACCGAAATGGATGGGTTTTTGCAAAACGATGAGGTGGTGGTGATAGGAGCGACTAACCAAATGGAAGTGATGGATGAAGCGCTATTAAGGAGCAAACGATTTGATCGGCGCATTTTCATTTCTTTACCGGATTTACTAGAAAGGCAGAGCATTTTAGAAAAGCTGTTAGAAAACAAAAAGCATGTGCTCAATTACCTTAAGATCGCTAAAATTTGCGTGGGTTTTAGCGGGGCGATGTTAGCGACTTTAATCAATGAAAGCGCTCTAAACGCCCTAAAACACCAACGAAACGAAATCACTGAGAGCGACATTTTAGAAGTGAAAGACAAGATCGCTTACGGCAAGAAAAAGCCCCAAACCTTAGACGAAAACCAAAAGGAATTAGTCGCTTTGTATCAAAGCGCGAAAGCCTTGAGCGCGTATTGGCTAGAAATTGAATTTGATAAAGCACCAATATTAGGGGAATTTATCGCCTTTAATGAGAATAAAATCCATAGCGAAAGCGAGATTAAAAATTATATTAAAGTGTATTTGAGCGGGACGATTATTTTAGAGCTGCTTTATAAGGAGCGTTATAGTCTGTCTAAACAAGACTTGCAAAAAGCGAAATTTTTGAACGAATTTATGGCCAGTGAGCTTCTTTTAGCCCCTACAAAAGAGTCTTTAAGCGTTCTTTATGAAGAGCAACTGGAGTTTTTAAAGCCGCAAATTGCAGCTTGCAAGCGATTAAGCGCTCTACTATTAGAGCAAGAATATTTAGAACATTCCAATTTGTATGATTTATTGAACGGGTGA
- a CDS encoding 3-dehydroquinate synthase produces the protein MQEIVIPLKEKSYKVFLGELPEIKLKQKALIISDSIVAGLHLPYLLERLKALEVRVCVIESGEKYKNFHSLECILNNAFEMQLNRHSLMIALGGGVISDMVGFASSIYFRGIDFINIPTTLLAQVDASVGGKTGINTPYGKNLIGSFHQPKAVYIDLAFLKTLEKREFQAGVAEIIKMAVCFDKNLVEILETKDLKDCLEEVVFQSVSIKAQVVVQDEKERNIRAGLNYGHTFGHAIENETNYERFLHGEAIAIGMRMANDLALSLGMLTLKEYERIENLLKKFDLIFHYKITDIQKFYERLFLDKKSENKTIKFILPKGIGAFEVASHIPKEAIIKVLEKWH, from the coding sequence ATGCAAGAAATTGTAATCCCTTTAAAAGAAAAAAGCTATAAAGTGTTTTTGGGGGAACTGCCTGAAATAAAATTGAAACAAAAAGCCCTCATCATTAGCGATAGCATCGTGGCCGGGTTGCATTTGCCCTATTTATTAGAACGCTTGAAAGCCTTAGAAGTCAGAGTGTGCGTGATAGAGTCCGGAGAAAAATACAAGAATTTTCATTCATTAGAGTGCATCTTAAACAACGCCTTTGAAATGCAATTAAACCGCCATTCTTTAATGATAGCCCTTGGTGGGGGAGTGATAAGCGATATGGTGGGGTTTGCGAGCAGTATTTATTTCAGGGGGATTGATTTTATTAATATCCCTACGACTTTACTCGCTCAAGTGGATGCGAGCGTGGGAGGGAAAACAGGGATTAATACGCCTTATGGTAAGAACTTAATCGGATCGTTCCACCAGCCTAAAGCGGTTTATATTGATTTAGCTTTTTTAAAAACCCTTGAAAAAAGGGAATTTCAAGCAGGGGTTGCTGAAATCATTAAAATGGCGGTGTGTTTTGATAAAAACTTGGTAGAAATATTAGAAACAAAGGATTTGAAAGATTGTTTAGAAGAGGTGGTTTTTCAAAGCGTCAGTATCAAAGCTCAAGTCGTTGTTCAAGATGAAAAAGAGCGAAACATCAGGGCTGGGTTGAACTATGGGCATACCTTTGGGCATGCGATAGAAAACGAGACCAATTACGAGCGATTTTTGCATGGCGAAGCGATCGCTATTGGCATGCGCATGGCTAATGATTTAGCCCTTTCTTTAGGCATGCTCACTTTAAAAGAATACGAACGCATAGAAAATTTATTGAAAAAATTTGATTTGATATTCCATTACAAAATCACCGATATTCAAAAATTTTACGAACGCTTGTTTTTAGACAAAAAAAGCGAAAATAAGACAATCAAATTCATTCTGCCTAAAGGCATTGGAGCGTTTGAGGTTGCCTCTCATATCCCTAAAGAAGCGATCATAAAGGTGTTAGAAAAATGGCATTAA